One stretch of Streptomyces sp. A2-16 DNA includes these proteins:
- a CDS encoding phospholipase D-like domain-containing protein, translated as MLSNVLARAGVTLVVGAAVLAASVPADAATYTAFAFSRSGTTQPTIYDFINSATTSLDMTMYELEDTAAVDDLIALKNKGVTVRVVLDRAHQSANGSAYTALTNAGVGVVWSPSSFVYTHQKTITVDGAKSLVLTGNLTSQYYATGRDYGVFTDDTRDVAAIEKVFAADYAGTSVTPTDGDHLLWSPTDSRSRLLSVVNAATKTLDVEELEFSDSAVVDAIAARAKAGVKVRVVLETPGDYASEVSEIEAAGGTVVGYSDPDGFYIHAKAMVADYGLATQEVEAGSMNLSSNSLTANRELGIVLTGTGVAQSVATTVETTFAADYTGGTAA; from the coding sequence ATGTTGTCGAACGTCCTCGCCCGCGCGGGCGTCACGCTCGTCGTCGGCGCCGCCGTACTGGCCGCCTCCGTCCCCGCCGACGCCGCGACCTACACCGCCTTCGCCTTCTCGCGGAGCGGCACCACGCAGCCCACGATCTACGACTTCATCAACTCGGCCACCACGTCCCTCGACATGACGATGTACGAGTTGGAGGACACTGCGGCGGTCGACGACCTGATAGCCCTGAAGAACAAGGGCGTCACCGTCCGGGTCGTCCTGGACCGCGCGCACCAGAGCGCCAACGGCTCGGCGTACACGGCCCTGACGAACGCGGGTGTCGGCGTGGTGTGGTCACCGTCGAGCTTCGTCTACACGCACCAGAAGACGATCACCGTGGACGGCGCCAAGTCCCTGGTCCTGACCGGCAATCTGACTTCGCAGTACTACGCGACCGGCCGTGACTACGGCGTGTTCACCGACGACACCCGTGATGTCGCTGCGATCGAGAAGGTGTTCGCCGCGGACTACGCCGGCACGTCGGTCACCCCCACCGACGGTGACCACCTGCTCTGGTCCCCCACCGACTCCCGCAGCCGTCTGCTGTCCGTGGTGAACGCGGCCACCAAGACGCTCGACGTCGAGGAACTGGAGTTCAGCGACAGCGCGGTGGTGGACGCCATCGCGGCACGGGCGAAGGCGGGGGTGAAGGTGCGGGTGGTCCTGGAGACCCCGGGCGACTACGCGAGCGAGGTCTCCGAGATCGAGGCGGCGGGCGGCACGGTCGTCGGGTACTCCGACCCCGACGGCTTCTACATCCACGCCAAGGCCATGGTCGCGGACTACGGCCTCGCCACCCAGGAGGTGGAGGCGGGCTCCATGAACCTCAGCAGCAACTCGCTGACCGCCAACCGCGAGCTGGGCATCGTCCTCACCGGCACCGGGGTGGCGCAGTCCGTGGCCACCACCGTCGAGACCACCTTCGCCGCCGACTACACGGGCGGTACGGCCGCGTAG